TGGGCATCTGCGTGGGCATGCAGATGCTCCTCGAAGGCAGCGAGGAGGCGCCGGGCGTCCAGGGCCTGGGCCTGATTCCCGGCACCGTCCTGCGCTTCCCCAGTGACCCGCAGCGCAAGGTGCCGCAGATGGGCTGGAACAGCCTGGACAAGGTCGGGGACAGCCCCCTGCTGGCGGACCTCGCCTGCCCCGCCTACGCGTACTTCGTGCACTCGTACTACGTGCCCCTGACCGTCGAGGTCGACGCCGGGGCACTCACCGAGTACGGCGTGCCCTTCTGGGCAGCGCTCAGCCACGGCAACCTGCACGCCACGCAGTTCCACCCGGAAAAGAGCGGCGCCGTGGGCCTCGCCATCCTCGAACGCTTCCGCCGCAACGTCCTTGAAGGTTGATGGTCAAAAGTTAATGGGCAAGGGTGGGCGCCGTCCCGCCATCCGCAACGGGCAATAGACCGGCGGGGCACGCCTGAGCCACAATGAACGGCATGACGACCCAGACCCCCCGCCCGCCCGTGGACCTCGACTGGAACACGCTGGGATTCAGTTACATCCGCACCGACGAACGCTACCTCTCGCACTGGCGGGACGGCGCGTGGGACCAGGGCAGCCTGACCCTCGACAACGTCCTGCACATCAGTGAGGGCAGCACCGCCCTGCACTACGGCCAGCAGTGCTTCGAGGGACTCAAGGCGTACCGCGCCGCCGACGGCAGCATCAACCTGTTCCGCCCGGACCAGAACGCCGCGCGCATGCAGGCCAGCTGCCGCCGCGTCCTGATGCCCGAGGTCAGCACCGAGCAGTTCATCGACGCCTGCCGTCAGGTCGTGAAGGCCAACGAACACTGGATTCCCCCCTACGGCACCGGCGGCGCGCTGTACCTGCGTCCCTACGTGATCGGCGTGGGCGACAACATCGGCGTGCGCACCGCCCCGGAATTCATCTTCGGGGTGTTCGCCATTCCCGTCGGCGCGTACTTCAAGGGCGGCCTGACCCCGCACAACTTCATCACGTCCGGCATGGACCGCGCCGCGCCGCACGGCACCGGGGCCGCCAAGGTCGGCGGGAACTACGCCGCCAGCCTCCTGCCCGGCGCGCAGGCCAAGGACCGCCACTTCGCGGACGCCATCTACCTTGACCCCGCCACGCACACCAAGATCGAGGAGGTCGGCGCCGCGAACTTCTTCGCCATCACGAAAGACGGCCAGACGTTCATCACGCCCAAGTCCCCCAGCATCCTGCCCAGCATCACCAAGTACAGCCTGCTGCACATCGCCGAGCACCGCCTGGGCCTGAACGTCGTCGAGGGCGACGTGTTCATCGACCACCTCGACGAGTACGCCGAGGCCGGCGCGTGCGGCACCGCCGCCGTCATCACGCCCATCGGCGGCATCCAGCACGGCGACACCTTCCACGTGTTCCACAGCGAGACCGAGGTCGGTCCCGTCACCCGCCGCCTGTACGACGAACTGGTCGGCATCCAGTACGGCGACCGCGAGGCCCCGGAAGGCTGGATCGTCAAGGTGTAACGGCACCGGAGGCGGGGGGCGGGTTCGCAGTGCGCGGGCCGCCTCCCGCTTCCTGCCTACCGCGAGAGGTAGATGGGGGTGACGGTCACGGCTTGCAGGCCCAGATCTGTGTCCATCAGTGTTTCTGCGGGCGTATCGCCCCAGGCCTGCATGATCAGTTGCCGCACTCCTCGCAGGCGGGCGGCGTCGCAGGTGGCGCGCAGCAGCGCGTGCCGTAGCGCGGTGTGCCGCAAGTCAGGGTGAATGCCGGGGCTGCCGATTGTCAGGGTGTCGCCGTCCAGCCACGCGCGGCAGATGCCGACGCCACGACCGGTCCTGTCCAGCGCGATGTGCCCCACGCGGTCGTCGGCTCCGTGGGCGCCCGGAACGATGTCGGTGTCGCTGACCAGCGTGTGACCCAGGCGGTCGGCGTATGTGCCCTGCGCCTCCCACCGGACGGTCAGGTCAGGTGCGTCTGCCAGCGGCAGGATGCGCACCCCCGCCGGGACTGAGATTTCCGGGGTGGGCAGGGGTCCGTGCCACTCCGTGTACTGCCCCGCGTGCTCCCAGCCGAGCGTCCGCAGGGTGTCGCCGGGCAGCAGGGCGTCGTCCGCGTAGGCACTCAGGGGTGTGCCGGACGCCGAAGCGGCGCGCAGCAGGGCGGCCGCGACCTCTGCCTGCTGCGGGCCGGGCCGGGCGCCACCCAGCACCTCCAGGTCCGCGCGGGGGGTTCGGCGCAGCGCGATCACGCCTGCGTCATCGGCCACCCACGCGGCCGTGAGCTGCGGCAGCAGGGGGCGCAGGTCGTCGGCGCCGCACCCCAGCAGGTCGGCCAGGGCCGGGAGGGCCGCGTCGGGCGGGGCAGCATACGGGTCGAGTGTCGGTGACCAGGGCGCACCTGCCCCCCTGGCACTCTCTGACCGTTCCTTCATGTTCATGTCTGGGCGGCGGGTGGGGCGTGGGGCGCGGCTACACTCGGGGCATGAGTGAAGCGCTTCCGCTGGACCATGGTCACCTTCAGAAGCTCGTCACGGCGGATCTGGTGCGGCCCGATCACCTGCTGGGCGCGCACCCCGTGACCGAGAACGGCGTGGAGGGCGTGCGCTTCGGCGTGTGGGCCCCGAACGCGCATCACGTGAGCGTGGTGGGCGACTTCAACGGCTTCAACGGCTTCGACAACCCCATGCAGCGCCTGGACTTCGGGTTCTGGGGCGCGTTCGTTCCGTCGGCGCGCAACGGGCAGCGGTACAAGTTCCGCATCACCGGCCCGGACGGCCGCACCGAGGACAAGATGGACCCGTACGGGTCGTTCTTCGAGGTGCGCCCGGCGACGGCCAGCATCGTGTGGGAGCAGCCGTTCGACTGGACGGACGGCGGGTGGATGGCGGGGCGCAGCGCGGGCCTGGATCAGGCGGTCAGCGTGTACGAGGTGCACCTGCCGTCCTGGGCGCGGCGCGAGGACGGCTGGTTCCTGAATTACCGTGATCTGGCGCACCGGCTGGGCGAGTACGTGACGTTCATGGGGTACACGCACGTGGAGCTGCTGGGCGTCATGGAGCACCCCTTCGACGGGTCGTGGGGGTATCAGGTGACCGGGTACTACGCGCCCACGAGCCGCATGGGCAGCCCGGAGGACTTCAAGTACCTCGTGAACCACCTGCACGCGCTGGGCGTGGGCGTGATCCTGGACTGGGTGCCGGGGCACTTCCCGACCGATCCGGCGGGCCTGGGCCGGTTCGACGGCACGCCCCTGTTCGAGTATGCCGACCCGCGCAAGGGCTACCACCAGGACTGGAACACGTACATCTTCGATTACGGCCGCAACGAGGTCGTGATGTTCCTGATCGGGTCGGCCCTCAAGTGGCTGCAGGACTTCCATGTGGACGGCCTGCGCGTGGACGCCGTGGCGAGCATGCTGTACCTGGACTTCTCGCGGACCGAGTGGATTCCGAACGTGCACGGGGGCCGCGAGAACCTGGAAGCCATCGCGTTCCTCAAGCGCCTGAACGAGGTCGTGCATCACATGGCGCCGGGCTGCATGATCGTGGCCGAGGAGAGCACCTCGTTCCCCGGCGTGACCACCCCCAGCCCGCACGGCCTGGGCTTCGATTACAAGTGGGCGATGGGCTGGATGAACGACACCCTGCGGTACTTCGAGGAGGACCCGCTGTGGCGCCGCTACCACCACCACGCGCTGACGTTCTTCAACGCGTACCGCACCAGCGAGAACTACGTGCTGGCCATCAGCCACGACGAGGTCGTGCACCTGAAGAAGAGCATGGTCATGAAGATGCCCGGCGACTGGTACGCGCAGCGCGCCGGGTACCGCGCGTTCCTGACGCTGATGTGGGCCACGCCCGGCAAGAAGCTGCTGTTCATGGGGCAGGAGTTCGCGCAGCCCACCGAGTGGAACCACGATCAGGCGCTGCCGCTGCACCTGGCGGACCAGCCGGACCACCGGGGCGTGCTGGAACTGGTGCGGGACCTGAACGGCCTGTACCGGGGCCGCCCGGACTGGCACGTGGCCGACACCCGCGACGAGGGCCTGCAGTGGATCAGCGCGGACGACGTGGAACACAGCGTGTACGCCTTCCTGCGGCGCGACCCGGTGGGCGGCGCGTGGAGTCTGGTCGTGGCGAACCTGACGCCCGTGTACCGGGACATCTACCCGGTGGGCGTGCCGGTGGGCGGCGAGTACCGGGTGCTGCTGTCCACCGACGACGGCCGGTACGGCGGGTTCGGCACGCAGCAGCCGGACCTGACCGCCCACGCGGAAGGCTGGAACGGGCAGCCGCACCACCTGCGGCTGAACCTGCCGCCGAACAGCGTGCTGGTGCTCGCGCCGGCCGGGGCGGGTCTGCTCTAATGCGGCGGTGACGGATTCTTCTTCTTCCGGTGCCGGTGGTCCGGGCCCGCAGCGGCCGGCGCCCGACGCGCTGACAACCGCGAGCTTCGCACTGCTGGCCGTGCTGGCGGGGCTGCTGCTGTGGCCGCTGCTCAGTGGCGGCCCGGCCCCCAGTCCGTACCTGGTCGCGGGGTTGCTGGTGGTGCGGCTGGGCCTTCAGTTCCTGCGGTCGCGGCGGGACGAGCGGTTGCGGCGGCCCGCGAGCTGGGCGCTGGACATCCTGCTGATCGCGCTGATCTTCTACTCGGCCAGCAACCAGCCGCCCGCCTGAGCGGCGCCGGGTGCGGCCCCCCCGATACGTGACCGATGGGGGGGCACCCATTCTTTAACCCGGTTCAAGGTTTTTCAGGGCAGAATGACCGGCGTGACCCTGAAAACCCTGCTGAACGCCGCGCGACCCACCTACCGGCTGAGCAGCACCTACGAACGCATGCTCGGCACCGAGGTCGAACTGCAGGTCGTCGCCCGTACCCGCGCCCACGCGGAACACGCCGAGGACGCGGCCCTGAGCGAGATCGAGCGGCTGACCCGCGTGTTCAACCGGTTCGACCCGACGAGTGAACTCAGCCGCTGGCAGCAGCGGGGCGGCACGCACGTGCCCCTGAGCCTCGACCTGCTGCATGTCCTGAGACTCGCGGACCACTGGCGCGCCCTGAGCGGCGGGGCGTTCCACCCGGGCGCGGACGCGTTCGGGCAGCTGTGGCGGCAGGCGGCCGACGCGGGACAACAGCCCACGCCAGGTGCGCTGGCCCGGCAGGTCAGCGCCCTGCGCGCCGAACCGTGGACGCTGCACGCCGACGGCAGCGCCACCCTGCACGCCCGCTACCCCATCGGCCTGAATGCCATCGCCAAGGGGTACATCGTGGACTGCGCCGCCACCGTCGCCTCCCGTTACCCCGGTGTCCGCAGCGTCCTCGTGAACGCGGGCGGGGACCTGCGCGTGATCGGCGGGGCGGGCGTGCAGGTGCGCGTGGCGGACCCCTTCACCGCGCGGGACGACGCGCCCCCGCTGGCGCAGGTGCGGGTGCGGGGCGCGGCCCTGGCGACCAGCGGGTCCG
Above is a genomic segment from Deinococcus depolymerans containing:
- the hisH gene encoding imidazole glycerol phosphate synthase subunit HisH, producing the protein MSFPTTERPEVLLLDYGAGNVRSAAKALERAGMTVRVSSDPADVPGARALVVPGQGHFRQVMDAFDRSGFRQPVLNAARGGTPILGICVGMQMLLEGSEEAPGVQGLGLIPGTVLRFPSDPQRKVPQMGWNSLDKVGDSPLLADLACPAYAYFVHSYYVPLTVEVDAGALTEYGVPFWAALSHGNLHATQFHPEKSGAVGLAILERFRRNVLEG
- a CDS encoding branched-chain amino acid aminotransferase is translated as MTTQTPRPPVDLDWNTLGFSYIRTDERYLSHWRDGAWDQGSLTLDNVLHISEGSTALHYGQQCFEGLKAYRAADGSINLFRPDQNAARMQASCRRVLMPEVSTEQFIDACRQVVKANEHWIPPYGTGGALYLRPYVIGVGDNIGVRTAPEFIFGVFAIPVGAYFKGGLTPHNFITSGMDRAAPHGTGAAKVGGNYAASLLPGAQAKDRHFADAIYLDPATHTKIEEVGAANFFAITKDGQTFITPKSPSILPSITKYSLLHIAEHRLGLNVVEGDVFIDHLDEYAEAGACGTAAVITPIGGIQHGDTFHVFHSETEVGPVTRRLYDELVGIQYGDREAPEGWIVKV
- a CDS encoding 1,4-alpha-glucan branching enzyme, yielding MSEALPLDHGHLQKLVTADLVRPDHLLGAHPVTENGVEGVRFGVWAPNAHHVSVVGDFNGFNGFDNPMQRLDFGFWGAFVPSARNGQRYKFRITGPDGRTEDKMDPYGSFFEVRPATASIVWEQPFDWTDGGWMAGRSAGLDQAVSVYEVHLPSWARREDGWFLNYRDLAHRLGEYVTFMGYTHVELLGVMEHPFDGSWGYQVTGYYAPTSRMGSPEDFKYLVNHLHALGVGVILDWVPGHFPTDPAGLGRFDGTPLFEYADPRKGYHQDWNTYIFDYGRNEVVMFLIGSALKWLQDFHVDGLRVDAVASMLYLDFSRTEWIPNVHGGRENLEAIAFLKRLNEVVHHMAPGCMIVAEESTSFPGVTTPSPHGLGFDYKWAMGWMNDTLRYFEEDPLWRRYHHHALTFFNAYRTSENYVLAISHDEVVHLKKSMVMKMPGDWYAQRAGYRAFLTLMWATPGKKLLFMGQEFAQPTEWNHDQALPLHLADQPDHRGVLELVRDLNGLYRGRPDWHVADTRDEGLQWISADDVEHSVYAFLRRDPVGGAWSLVVANLTPVYRDIYPVGVPVGGEYRVLLSTDDGRYGGFGTQQPDLTAHAEGWNGQPHHLRLNLPPNSVLVLAPAGAGLL
- a CDS encoding FAD:protein FMN transferase encodes the protein MTGVTLKTLLNAARPTYRLSSTYERMLGTEVELQVVARTRAHAEHAEDAALSEIERLTRVFNRFDPTSELSRWQQRGGTHVPLSLDLLHVLRLADHWRALSGGAFHPGADAFGQLWRQAADAGQQPTPGALARQVSALRAEPWTLHADGSATLHARYPIGLNAIAKGYIVDCAATVASRYPGVRSVLVNAGGDLRVIGGAGVQVRVADPFTARDDAPPLAQVRVRGAALATSGSAHRGLRIGERWYSHVIDPRTGAPVQDTPGVTVTAPECAAADALATALSVLAPCAALALVNDLPGCEALIVTRDGQKLSSDGWRGRPAAMRPAWPAPALR